CCAAAATGAAGATATGCTCAATTATTCCAAATTGTCGATAAAACGCATAAAACGTTGGGATAAATCCTTTAAACTCTCTGAAAACGACATGGCTTTTTTCAAAAATCAATCAAAACCTATCACCTTTTTAGTCCTTGCTGAAAGTTGGTGTGGCGATCTTGCACATGCTTTACCTATTATCAATGCTATTGCTGAAGCTTCACCTCATATTGATCTTAAAGTTGTGCTAAGAGACGACAATGATGAGCTAATGCAAGAATTCTTAACCAACGGTGGCAAATCCATTCCTAAACTTATCGCACTTGACGATGAGAACAACGTCTTATTTACTTGGGGTCCAAGACCTACCGAAGCTACTGAAATGGTTAAAGCCTATAAAGACAAACACGGTCAACTCACAGATGAGCTTAAAGAAAACTTGCAAAAATGGTATAACAAAGACAAAGGCTAAGGCATTGTTAAAGACATCAAAGCCCAATTAGAGTCTATATAATTTAGTGCCAGTTTGATATAAATTCCAATAAAATATATTCATATAAAATACAGATATTTAATCATTTGTCATGTCGATAGATTGAAGCATGAGCGACGAGACATCTCAGGTGGATGAGATTTCTCCTCATTCTTCGTTCGAAATGACAAAATTTGCTTACAAAAAGATGTAATCATCTGATTTACAACTTTCAATAAATCAAACTCACGTTAATTTAGTGCCAGTTCTATTTTTAGTATCAATAGTTTACACCTAAAGCCATCAAATTAAGTGATTTTTGGAGTAAAGCCTGATTCCGAAGTTTTGGAAATATCAAAATCAAGCTTGAGATAGACAATCTATTTGAGACCAATACTTTAAGTTTTTATCGCTAATCTTGATTTTTTTCTCTTTGCTCATTAATGCATTATTAAATCTTATATGCATTAGTGCATTAGTGGCTAAAGTTGTCCAAAGTGAGTTTATTAAAATCTACGTGAGTTCGATTTAAGTAACTCAATTAAATAAAGCCATCAAATTAAGTGATTTTTTGGAGTAAAGCCTGATTCCGAAGTTTTGGAAATATCAAAATCAAGCTTGAGATAGACAATCTATTTGAGACCAATACTTTAAGCTTTTATCGCTAATCTTGATTTTTTTCTCTTTGCTCATTAATGCATTATTAGATCTTATATGCATTAGTGCATTAGTGGCTAAAGTTGTCCAAAGTGAGTTTATTAAAATCTACGTGAGTTCGATTTAAGTAACTCAATTAAATAAAGCCATCAAATTAAGTGATTTTTGGAGTAAAGCCTGACTCCGAAGTTTTGGAAATATCAAAATCAAGCTTGAGATAGACAATCTATTTGAGACCAATACTTTAAGTTTTTATCGCTAATCTTGATTTTTTTCTCTTTGCTCATTAATGCATTAGTGCATTAGTGGCTAAAGTTGTCCAAAGTGAGTTTATTAAAATCTACGTGAGTTCGATTTAAGTAACTCAATTAAATAAAGCCATCAAATTAAGTGATTTTTGGAGTAAAGCCTGACTCCGAAGTTTTGGAAATATCAAAATCAAGCTTGAGATAGACAATCTATTTGAGACCAATACTTTAAGCTTTTGTCGCTAATCTTGATTTTTTTCTCTTTGGTCATTAATGCATTATTAAATCTTATATGCATTAGTGCATTAGTGGCTAAATATAATACCTCGACAAATTCGGACCATTGTTTAAGTTGAAAATTTATTAACTTTAAACAATGAAAAATATGAAAAAATCAAGAAGAAAATTCACATCAGAATTTAAATCAAAAGTCGCTTTAGAAGCTTTAAAAGAGCGTTATAGTTTATCTGAATTAGCAGAACGTTTTGAACTCCATCCAAACCAAATTAGTCAGTGGAAACAAGAGTTTTTAGAAAAATCAAAGGATGTTTTTGATAAAAAATCACCTAAACCCAAAGAAGAACATGTTGATTTAGACAAACTTTATGCAAAAATCGGCAAGCTTGAAGTAGAATGGGATTACTTAAAAAAAAACTTGAAGAAGTTGGATCTGTTGGGATGAAAAAGGAACTAATTTTAAGTAGTGAAGATAAGTCATTAAGTATAAGACAACAATGTCAACTTATGAACATCACCAGAAGTAGTCTTTATTACAAGCCTATTGGAGAGAAACCGGAAAACCTTGAGATTATGCAGATCATGGATAAACATATCTTAGAAGAACCAACAGCTGGGGTTTTGACCATGCAGTCTATGCTATTAGATTAAGGTATAATAGCTGGGTATGAACGAGTAAGACGATTAATGCGTAAAGCAAATATACGTCCTATTTACCCAAGGCGACATTTAACGGTCTTAGGCGAGAAAAAATATGTATATCCCTATCTATTGAAGAACCTGGATATTAACAAAGCAAATCAAGTTTGGGAGATAGATATTACCTACATCCCTATGGAAAAAGGATTTATGTACTTAACTGCGATTATAGATGTCTATAGCCGTGCTATTATGGGATGGGGTCTATCTAATACATTAGGTGCTCAAGCCAGCATAGAAGTCGTTAAACAAGCTATTAAGACTAACGGAAGGCATGAAATACTAAACTCAGATCAGGGCAGCCAATTTACTTGCTTACAATACGTTGAACTACTTAAAAAGAAGAACATCAAGATCAGTATGGATGGTAAAGGAAGAGCTTTAGATAACATTTACATCGAACGCTTTTGGAGAACCATAAAGTATCAACATATATATCTTAACCCAGCTGAGGATGGAATAACCCTATATAAAGGAATAA
This genomic window from Flavobacterium sp. CS20 contains:
- a CDS encoding IS3 family transposase, which codes for MAGYERVRRLMRKANIRPIYPRRHLTVLGEKKYVYPYLLKNLDINKANQVWEIDITYIPMEKGFMYLTAIIDVYSRAIMGWGLSNTLGAQASIEVVKQAIKTNGRHEILNSDQGSQFTCLQYVELLKKKNIKISMDGKGRALDNIYIERFWRTIKYQHIYLNPAEDGITLYKGIKKWMDKYHNKKHQGINEKPIEKYKNAT
- a CDS encoding transposase — encoded protein: MKKSRRKFTSEFKSKVALEALKERYSLSELAERFELHPNQISQWKQEFLEKSKDVFDKKSPKPKEEHVDLDKLYAKIGKLEVEWDYLKKNLKKLDLLG
- a CDS encoding thioredoxin family protein, producing MNTITDLKTTIQNALKNSLSYEGFKTLVSNLINKGQSTGHTQNEDMLNYSKLSIKRIKRWDKSFKLSENDMAFFKNQSKPITFLVLAESWCGDLAHALPIINAIAEASPHIDLKVVLRDDNDELMQEFLTNGGKSIPKLIALDDENNVLFTWGPRPTEATEMVKAYKDKHGQLTDELKENLQKWYNKDKG